Proteins from one Corticium candelabrum chromosome 4, ooCorCand1.1, whole genome shotgun sequence genomic window:
- the LOC134178520 gene encoding 52 kDa repressor of the inhibitor of the protein kinase-like, producing MNSKRQLTLASFVTRKSKLSASTGDIVESGEPLKKSKNALSRGEVVTESGRDSQSLSSDRNDLGRYIDQEISRLSEDENYQLIKAIFRPIADYEFLVKKRDRTALGQLVNSSMTNFTRAKKTLDEHRLQETHVVATESMAAFMRQTEKGELSVGKLLLSEQNIALRGHGDAGRGGNQGNFHALLRFRLDAGDTTLESHFKTAGRNAQYTSPTIQSDLPVCIGEWIRNRIVDEVLESKFFFVCADEVADMTNREQMALIVRFVDKQGHIREEFLDFIHCDEGTTGRALSGKIISSLQDNGLDMNYLRGQGYDGAGNMAGIREGAAAHITAIYSKALYCHGTAHVLNLCVVAACKIQAVNKMMPTMKEINLFFSHSPKRQQEIECYIAKWKILDQTGESWWTGAEHVVNTLEEVSQGIRNGWNKDSAVQAEGLLDNIIKFEFIIAFVVVKKTLGYVKGLTLSLQQRASDICKAYSEINNVRTCLLQVRESIDLVPLAWYKTAVSIGKAVGASDPAIPRRCQKQKNRDNVPGESPEVYFCRSIAVPLLDVLINHLEVRFGVTQTEVLEDFRRILLSSVIKFSNDTRLATPEDVSFTTNWIDDLFLGRSPFTYRFATRNTQLDKQVEET from the exons ATGAATTCGAAGCGCCAGTTGACGCTAGCAAGCTTTGTAACAAGGAAATCCAAGTTGTCTGCATCTACTGGTGACATTGTAGAATCAGGTGAGCCTCTTAAGAAATCAAAGAATGCGTTGAGTCGAGGTGAAGTGGTGACTGAAAGCGGAAGGGACAGTCAAAGTTTGTCCTCTGACAGAAACGACTTGGGACGATACATTGACCAAGAAATAAGTCGTCTATCGGAGGATGAGAATTATCAGTTGATCAAGGCGATTTTCAGGCCTATCGCTGACTACGAGTTCCTAGTCAAGAAGA GAGACCGTACAGCTCTTGGACAGCTGGTGAACAGTTCAATGACGAATTTCACTCGAGCGAAGAAGACCCTGGATGAACATCGGCTTCAGGAGACCCACGTGGTGGCTACAGAGAGTATGGCAGCGTTTATGAGACAAACGGAAAAAGGTGAACTGTCAGTTGGAAAACTACTGTTGAGTGAA CAAAACATTGCACTGAGAGGACATGGGGATGCTGGCAGGGGAGGTAATCAGGGAAACTTCCATGCTTTACTGAGATTCCGTCTTGACGCAGGTGACACCACTTTAGAATCCCATTTTAAGACTGCAGGCAGAAATGCCCAGTACACTTCGCCAACTATCCAGAGCGACCTACCTGTATGTATTGGGGAGTGGATTAGAAATCGAATTGTAGACGAAGTTTTGGAGTCAaagtttttctttgtttgtgccGATGAAGTTGCAGATATGACCAACAGAGAGCAAATGGCCCTTATTGTGAGATTTGTTGACAAGCAAGGACACATTCGAGAGGAATTCTTAGATTTTATACATTGCGATGAAGGTACTACAGGCAGGGCTCTTTCTGGTAAAATCATATCAAGCCTGCAAGACAATGGACTAGACATGAATTACCTCCGTGGTCAGGGCTATGACGGAGCGGGAAATATGGCAGGCATCCGTGAAGGGGCTGCAGCTCATATTACTGCCATATATTCAAAGGCTTTATACTGCCACGGCACAGCTCATGTTCTCAATCTATGTGTTGTTGCAGCTTGCAAAATCCAAGCTGTAAACAAGATGATGCCCACAATGAAAGAAATCAATTTGTTCTTCTCTCACTCACCTAAGAGGCAGCAAGAAATAGAATGTTACATTGCCAAATGGAAGATACTGGATCAAACAGGAGAAAGCTGGTGGACTGGTGCCGAACACG TTGTGAACACGTTGGAAGAAGTCAGTCAGGGTATTAGAAATGGCTGGAATAAGGATTCAGCTGTGCAAGCAGAGGGACTGCTGGATAACATTATAAAATTTGAATTCATAATAGCATTTGTGGTAGTGAAGAAGACGCTTGGCTATGTGAAAGGCCTCACTCTGTCACTGCAACAGCGAGCATCTGATATTTGCAAAGCGTACAGTGAGATTAATAATGTAAGGACTTGCCTTTTGCAGGTACGAGAAAGTATTGATCTTGTCCCTTTAGCATGGTACAAAACAGCTGTCAGTATTGGAAAGGCAGTAGGTGCATCTGACCCTGCTATCCCTCGACGTTGCcagaaacagaagaacagagaCAATGTACCTGGTGAGTCTCCTGAGGTTTATTTCTGCAGGTCAATAGCGGTACCACTTCTTGATGTACTAATTAATCATCTAGAAGTCCGTTTTGGAGTCACTCAGACCGAGGTTTTGGAAGACTTTAGGAGAATTCTGCTAAGCTCTGTGATCAAGTTTAGCAACGACACGAGGCTGGCTACCCCTGAGGATGTGAGTTTCACCACCAACTGGATTGACGATCTGTTTCTTGGAAGATCTCCCTTCACCTACCGATTTGCCACAAGAAATACACAATTGGACAAACAGGTGGAGGAGACATGA
- the LOC134178921 gene encoding ankyrin repeat domain-containing protein 27-like, translated as MSGYDEDIYENPFFQALNNKHASLYEQAAIQRWMILIPRIGSAGRLSLNKSDFETHVVHPIDRLDDVASVKTVVNDGAAKTTDTERVFVTMNKKELNIVGDEITTGSGFRERRVVKVLFEETFFNLSDESFKVLCIEQPLEGAVVDDLAIPSLETLRDCVRFLFADSGNKRIQRTVDEILDNARASIKFFHGQSIRHPLDATTAVFARVMQIVLKDSTLKKPAIRNKAFMTNVKISMETYVMARLHSKIFNGVCSLVSSDDSAVNKTTRNLLDLQLRELGVRVEAFPNLSAAREMLSQLNKFETPLEKLCCLKRTVVAISSPSSGQTQMVTADDLLPMLVFLVVKSEIPNWLGNLIYMHNFSLAGSLSEEFRYILSSFEAAVQHIKEGHLSNRQFSVRQRILDSPTKAPSAVPWQSLDNPDGVNGFSAVDRLFSLVARNAVQDVAAMLAVSTLQSQDNITAQLCHPLCSCDKCEKLVARTRNDLNAVTVFSRDDRGCTSLHVAAQEGYTEVMTLLIERQAQVNAADFHGSTPLHVACLRGNQKAAILLIDRSASVNVITNDGNLPLHLCCMNGHEECAKVFFFHAKQSVDVSLPNEHGDTALHNAAKWGYVGIVQLLLDNGASPQALNRRKETPFQCSHSPDVLQLLQEADTHDDYVHCDQEIPIGINVLRINKKGSSQHRKTQASRQHIQSNLGSSLGKKSTVTVGELSPHELEVQRLIQACTDGDIQMVQFKLGWVEDEVQDAKNASHLCHPLCQCNSCIKIKEQINQHVVLSMDECDLEGRTVLHVASICGHRNIVLLLLKRGAAVNPKNKLKQTPLHLACQYNHQDIVMLLIEYGARVSARDERGNTPLHFCCSNGHDASAAILLFHDAPVNAANNHGNTPLHNAARWGHPTLVSTLLHHGAVISLKNSDHLTPSQLTQNDDVIDLLDRAHRGEIKIGVYARRVSHALDIKEQHTLSPSQSDQRLRAASVESPLSRSFPGLAVSSSPVAGTSASATVDDIVLTGQHRRSPADSLERNGRRGRSTVNVRQTPSYDQVKNQRLERSPKKTL; from the exons ATGTCTGGCTATGATGAGGACATTTATGAAAATCCATTCTTTCAAGCGCTCAACAACAAGCACGCGTCTCTGTACGAGCAAGCTGCAATACAACGTTGGATG ATATTGATACCTCGCATTGGCTCAGCTGGTCGTTTGTCTTTAAACAAGAGTGATTTCGAGACTCACGTCGTTCATCCCATCGATAGATTGGATGATGTAGCAAGCGTCAAGACTGTGGTGAACGATGGAGCTGCAAAAACCACTGACACTGAAAGAGTCTTTGTTACCATGAATAAGAAG GAACTGAACATTGTAGGTGATGAAATTACAACGGGGAGTGGATTTCGAGAACGGAGAGTT GTGAAGGTCTTATTTGAAGAGACTTTCTTTAATTTGAGTGATGAGAGTTTCAAAGTGTTGTGTATTGAGCAGCCGCTAGAAGGAG CTGTTGTTGATGACTTGGCGATACCATCACTTGAGACTCTTAGAGATTGTGTGCGTTTCTTGTTTGCTGATTCAG GTAACAAAAGGATTCAAAGAACAGTGGATGAGATTCTTGACAATGCGCGTGCATCGATTAAGTTCTTTCATGGACAGTCAATAAGACACCCTTTG GATGCCACTACAGCAGTGTTCGCACGGGTTATGCAGATTGTTCTAAAGGACAGTACTCTG AAAAAGCCTGCAATTAGAAACAAAGCATTTATGACCAATGTGAAAATATCAATGGAG ACTTACGTGATGGCAAGACTTCATAGCAAGATTTTTAATGGCGTCTGTTCTCTCGTCTCATCTGAC GATTCAGCAGTCAATAAAACTACTCGAAATTTGCTTGATTTGCAGCTTCGAGAACTGGGAGTTCGAGTTGAAGCGTT CCCTAACTTATCAGCTGCTCGTGAAATGCTATCCCAACTGAACAAG TTTGAGACACCATTAGAAAAGCTGTGCTGCTTGAAGAGAACAGTAGTTGCCATCTCGTCACCTAGTAGTGGTCAGACACAGA tggTAACAGCCGATGACCTCTTGCCTATGCTGGTGTTTCTTGTTGTCAAGTCGGAAATACCCAACTG GTTGGGTAACCTCATATACATGCACAATTTTAGCTTGGCTGGTTCACTAAGTGAAGAGTTTCG GTATATATTGTCATCATTTGAGGCTGCTGTGCAGCACATCAAGGAGGGTCACCTCAGTAATCGGCAATTCTCTGTCAGACAG AGAATTCTCGACAGTCCTACTAAAGCACCGAGTGCTGTGCCATGGCAATCGCTTGATAACCCAGATGGTGTCAATGGTTTCTCGGCTGTTGATCGTTTGTTTAGT TTGGTTGCTCGCAATGCTGTACAGGACGTGGCAGCTATGCTAGCTGTCTCTACGTTGCAATCACAGGATAACATTACTGCTCAGCTTTGTCATCCGCTTTGCTCTTGTGACAAATGCGAGAAGCTTGTAGCCAG AACCCGCAATGACCTTAATGCAGTGACTGTTTTCTCACGTGACGATCGAGGATGCACATCATTGCATGTTGCTGCACAAGAAG GTTATACGGAAGTAATGACTTTATTGATTGAACGCCAAGCACAGGTGAATGCTGCAGACTTCCACGGCAGCACCCCACTTCATGTTGCGTGTTTGAGAGGAAACCAAAAAGCCGCG ATTCTTTTGATAGACAGGTCAGCAAGTGTAAATGTCATCACAAACGATGGCAATTTACCACTCCACCTGTGTTGCATGAATGGGCATGAAGAA tgtGCCAAAGTATTCTTCTTCCATGCAAAGCAAAGTGTAGACGTAAGTCTTCCTAACGAGCATGGAGACACGGCATTACACAATGCTGCCAAGTGGGGCTATG TGGGTATTGTACAGTTGCTTCTTGACAACGGAGCATCTCCTCAGGCACTAAACAGACGAAAGGAGACGCCTTTCCAATGTTCTCACAGCCCAGAT GtgttgcagctgctgcaagaggcagacacacatgaTGACTACGTCCATTGTGACCAG GAGATTCCTATCGGTATTAATGTTCTTCGCATCAACAAAAAGGGTAGTTCTCAGCATAGAAAGACCCAGGCAAGCAGGCAACATATACAAAGCAACCTGGGCAGCTCACTCGGTAAGAAGAGCACAGTGACTGTCGGTGAACTCAGTCCACATGAATTAGAA GTTCAAAGACTCATCCAGGCATGCACTGATGGAGACATTCAAATG GTTCAATTCAAGCTGGGTTGGGTTGAAGATGAAGTTCAGGATGCAAAGAATGCATCGCATCTCTGTCATCCACTATGCCAATGCAATTCTTGTATAAAAATTAAGGAG CAAATTAACCAGCACGTTGTGCTGTCCATGGATGAATGTGACCTAGAGGGTAGGACCGTTCTTCACGTTGCGTCGATCTGCGGTCACAGAAACATTGTTCTGTTATTGCTGAAACGAGGCGCTGCTGTTAACCCCAAGAACAAGCTGAAACAAACTCCGTTGCACCTTGCTTGTCAATACAATCACCAAGAT ATTGTAATGTTGCTGATTGAGTATGGTGCCCGTGTGAGCGCTAGAGATGAGAGAGGAAACACTCCACTACATTTCTGTTGCAGCAATGGTCATGATGCATCAGCCGCAATTCTTCTCTTT CACGACGCTCCTGTCAATGCAGCTAATAATCATGGCAACACTCCACTACATAATGCTGCAAG ATGGGGTCATCCGACATTGGTCAGCACTCTCCTTCATCACGGGGCAGTCATTAGCTTGAAGAACAGTGATCATCTTACACCATCTCAGTTAACACAG AATGATGATGTAATCGACCTGTTGGATCGAGCTCACCGTGGTGAAATCAAAATTGGTGTATATGCTCGCCGTGTCAGCCATGCATTGGACATCAAAGAGCAACACACTTTATCACCATCACAATCAGACCAACGCCTGCGGGCAGCAAGTGTGG AATCCCCCTTGTCAAGATCGTTTCCTGGGCTAGCAGTGAGCAGTTCTCCAGTTGCCGGCACTTCAGCTTCTGCAACTGTTGATGACATTGTCCTTACTGGTCAACACCGTCGGTCTCCTGCAGATTCTCTTGAACG CAATGGAAGGAGAGGAAGGTCTACTGTAAATGTCCGGCAGACTCCCAGTTACGACCAGGTCAAGAATCAGAGATTGGAAAGATCTCCCAAGAAGACTTTATAA
- the LOC134177870 gene encoding solute carrier family 12 member 6-like, producing MSVRFEVSAADLEEESLTDAPDVGVSSRSSGYGAVSKPQVSIEMKNQKSSKGNPFRNLRDIELQSDHFGSVEGNLALFEDEIHRRPKISALLSTLAKYDPAPASNTEDGKPKKNKTTRMGTLMGVYLPTIQNIFGILLFLRVTWIVGRAGVVGSFFIVFICCCCTMLTALSMSAIATNGVVPAGGSYFMISRALGPEFGGAVGLLFYLGTTFASAMYVLGAIELLLTYMIPSMAIFDPDTDMFNNMRIYGTIILLVLALIVFIGVKYVNYFASVCLVSVIISITAIYAGILAAGHGYPRRQEYCTLQGVAVASHFNCNCSLPAPEWLNCVGKNTTAYHHWLKENTVPQLKSSNPFPGLGNTDFASNAKSHYLSEGEADDNNKAWDPQIGADATTSFTILLAIFFPSVTGIMAGSNRSGDLKDAQRSIPRGTIAAIATTSIVYLTCVMFFGGTIDGPLLRDKFGESIDDSLVVAELSWPSPWVIYIGAFLSTIGAGLQSLTGAPRLLQAIARDNLIPILGVFAKGNSKGEPTVALILTAFVAEVGIIIANLDQVAPIITMFFLMCYGFVNLACTVQSLLKTPNWRPRFKYYHWTTSFIGVILCIILMFISSWYYALAAMAIAVVVYKYIEYRGAEKEWGDGIRGLALQAARYSLLRLEQGPPHTKNWRPQVLVLLKLDEDFKPSDSRLLSFSNQLKAGKGLTLVSSVLQAEFRNSFGEVSAAKQCLKRAMIEEKIKGFTQVIASTDVALGLSYLIQGSGLGGLTHNAVVFGWPDSWRKKDSWKLFVATIQEAAAGHHAVLVAKGISTFPDNKQRLQGTIDVWWIVHDGGMLLLLPFLLRQSKVWKNCKLRIFTVAQMEDNTIKMKRDLTTFLYQLRIDAEVDVIEMLDSDISAYTYERTLLMEERSKMLKEMGLTRKQRQGVVDNVVELAHQTGSSHAPPDVNEAGVANSVSRRWSKSISQETHNLLVPDASPSLIKPSEGNVRRMNTSVKLNELIAQKSHSAKLVILNLPGPPKDVRDAENYMEFLEVLTEGIDSVLMVRGGGREVVTIYS from the exons ATGTCAGTCAGATTTGAAGTATCAGCGGCCGACCTAGAGGAAGAATCTCTAACAGACGCTCCTGACGTAGGCGTGTCTTCTCGCAGTTCAGGCTATGGGGCCGTCAGTAAACCTCAAGTTAGCATTGAAATGAAGAATCAGAAAT CATCAAAAGGCAATCCTTTTCGCAATCTGAGAGACATAGAACTTCAAAGCGACCATTTCGGCTCTGTCGAAGGAAATTTGGCTTTGTTTGAG GATGAAATACATCGCAGACCGAAGATTAGTGCTTTGTTGTCTACTTTGGCCAAATATGATCCTGCACCTGCTAGCAATACTGAAGATGGTAAACCCAAGAAGAACAAG ACTACCAGAATGGGAACACTGATGGGAGTATATCTTCCAACTATTCAGAATATCTTTGGAATCCTTCTGTTTCTGCGTGTTACATGGATTGTCGGCAGAGCTGGAGTTGTTGGTTCATTCTTCATAGTGTtcatttgctgctgctgt ACGATGTTGACTGCACTATCAATGAGTGCAATTGCTACAAATGGTGTTGTTCCTGCTGGTGGTTCATATTTTATGATATCACGTGCATTAGGTCCTGAATTTGGTGGTGCAGTTGGACTGCTGTTTTACTTGGGTACAACATTTGCTTCTGCAATGTACGTACTAGGAGCCATAGAGCTATTATTG ACTTACATGATTCCTAGTATGGCTATTTTTGATCCTGACACTGACATGTTCAACAACATGCGTATATACGGTACAATCATTTTGTTGGTTCTTGCCCTCATTGTGTTTATTGGAGTGAAATAT GTTAACTACTTCGCATCTGTGTGTCTCGTCAGTGTGATTATTTCCATTACTGCAATCTATGCAGGCATTTTAGCTGCTGGCCATGGATACCCCAGGAGACAGGA GTATTGCACACTTCAAGGTGTTGCTGTGGCTAGCCATTTTAATTGCAACTGTAGTCTTCCTGCTCCTGAGTGGCTGAACTGTGTGGGAAAGAACACAACAGCATATCATCATTGGCTTAAAGAGAATACAGTTCCACAGCTAAAATCAAGCAATCCCTTTCCAGGACTTGGCAATACAGACTTTGCAT CAAATGCCAAGTCTCATTATCTTAGTGAAGGAGAGGCAGATGATAACAACAAAGCTTGGGACCCACAGATTGGGGCTGATGCTACTACGTCATTTACCATTTTGTTGGCAATATTCTTTCCATCTGTTACTG GTATAATGGCAGGTTCTAATCGTTCTGGAGATCTAAAGGATGCACAACGGTCAATACCACGTGGAACGATTGCTGCTATTGCCACAACATCAATTGTTT ACCTGACTTGTGTTATGTTTTTTGGTGGAACAATTGATGGACCTCTGCTTCGAGACAA GTTTGGTGAAAGTATAGACGACAGTCTGGTTGTAGCTGAACTGTCATGGCCATCACCATGGGTCATTTACATTGGAGCTTTTCTTTCAACTATTGGAGCTGGTCTGCAGAGTCTTACTGG agcTCCTCGCCTTCTCCAGGCAATTGCTCGCGACAATTTAATTCCTATTTTGGGAGTATTTGCCAAGGGTAATAGCAAAGGAGAGCCCACTGTAGCTCTCATATTGACGGCTTTCGTCGCAGAAGTTGGAATAATAATAGCAAATTTGGATCAAGTAGCACCTATTATCACAAT GTTTTTCTTGATGTGTTATGGATTTGTCAACTTggcttgtactgtacagtctcTCTTGAAAACTCCAAACTGGAGACCAAGGTTCAAGTACTATCATTG GACCACATCATTTATTGGTGTTATTCTCTGTATCATATTGATGTTCATCTCAAGTTGGTATTATGCTCTAGCTGCAATGgctattgctgttgttgtttacaaatACATCGAATATCGAGG AGCTGAGAAAGAATGGGGTGATGGTATTCGTGGTCTTGCACTGCAGGCTGCTCGATACAGTCTATTGAGGCTTGAACAAGGGCCTCCTCACACAAAGAATTGGAG GCCACAAGTGCTGGTGTTGCTGAAACTGGATGAAGATTTCAAACCCAGTGATAGCAGACTTCTTAGTTTTTCAAATCAGCTCAAAGCAG GGAAAGGTCTGACTCTTGTCTCATCGGTTCTCCAAGCTGAGTTTAGAAACTCGTTTGGAGAAGTGTCTGCTGCTAAACAA TGTCTGAAACGGGCCATGATTGAGGAGAAAATTAAAGGTTTTACTCAAGTGATAGCGTCTACAGATGTAGCTCTTGGACTGTCTTATCT AATTCAAGGCTCTGGTCTTGGAGGTCTCACTCACAACGCTGTGGTGTTTGGCTGGCCTGACTCTtggagaaagaaagacagctGGAAGCTTTTCGTTG CCACTATTCAAGAGGCGGCTGCTGGTCATCATGCTGTATTGGTTGCTAAAGGAATATCAACGTTTCCAGACAATAAGCAACGCCTTCAAGGGACTATTGATGTGTGGTGGATTGTTC ATGATGGTGGgatgttattgttattgccATTTCTTTTGAGACAAAGCAAAGTGTGGAAGAACTGCAAGCTGAGAATATTTACCGTAGCAC AGATGGAAGACAACACTATCAAGATGAAGCGCGATCTCACCACTTTCCTTTACCAACTACGTATTGATGCAGAAGTAGATGTCATTGAAATG TTGGACAGTGATATTTCAGCATACACGTATGAACGAACACTGTTAATGGAAGAGAGGTCAAAGATGTTGAAAGAAATGGGACTGACAAGAAAACAACGGCAAGGAGTT GTGGACAACGTGGTTGAATTGGCTCATCAGACTGGATCGTCTCATGCTCCTCCTGATGTCAATGAAGCTGGTGTTGCAAATAGTGTCAGCAGGAGGTGGTCGAAATCAATCAGTCAAGAAACGCACAACCTCCTGGTACCTGATGCTTCACCAAGTCTTATCAAGCC GAGTGAAGGCAACGTTCGGCGTATGAACACATCAGTCAAGCTGAATGAATTGATAGCTCAAAAATCGCACAGTGCCAAACTAGTCATCCTCAACCTTCCCGGGCCTCCAAAAGATGTCAGAGATGCAGAAAACT ACATGGAATTTCTGGAAGTGTTGACTGAAGGTATTGACTCTGTGCTGATGGTTCGAGGAGGAGGAAGGGAAGTTGTAACCATTTATTCATAG